In Setaria italica strain Yugu1 chromosome IX, Setaria_italica_v2.0, whole genome shotgun sequence, the genomic stretch GTGAAGCGGATCTGCCTAGTTGTCACCAGGGGTGAAGCCACAGTCCATTCTACTTGAGCTTCAGCCTGCCCCTGTCACCACACGCCCTAATATTCTTCTGATCATTACCTTGTTAATTAGTAGGCTAATAATTTGGTTTTGATTGATGAATCAACTCTCTGAGTATTGACACCTATATAGGTTTCTAAAATCGATTTTAAACTATAGGAATTTATGTGTGTTGTATTGAAAAAAGATTCCCGCTCAGTAAAATCAGTATTGTATATAATATTTTACCACTGTGTCAACATTTGCACATTGTCGCGAATCTTCCACACAAAACAATTCCACATAGAAGAAGAATGACTTTGTAGAACATGAAAACTCCATATTGAATTTTTCTATGATTGCACACAGCAAAGATGCTGGGTTGTAAATTGTAATGGATTAGGCAGAGAGATGTTAGCCCAATTCCTGACATCCACCACTGTTTGTAATACTGTAGTATGGATGATTTTGATGTTGTTGATCAGGGAGCTAGTACCATACTGTGTTGCAACTACTTGGATAACCTGCAAGTCAGCAAGTGTGTGTGATTTAGTACTTGTGATctcatcattttcttttcttgtttcaTGATATTATTGGAAAATTGCATAAATACAGAAGGTACCCTTGCTTTGAGAAAAAAAGAGTAACCACCAAGGCACTCCTTGTTTCTTTCTTAATCAACGACCAACTTTGAAAATTTACAATTTAGACATAAGCAACTGAATTGTGTAAATTGAAGTGTATCCTCTAGCTTTTTGTCTGTTCACTATTGGGTTTATTGTTTTCCTATAAGCCCTTTCTAACACTACCTGTTGTTTTCAAAGGCATATGTACAACAGCTTGAGAGCAGTAAGCTAAAACTTGCAAGCCTAGAGCAAGAGCTCCAGAAAGCTCGACAACAGGTGAGTTTATTTGGTTGATGCTGGAGTGCAATTTTTACTGGCATGTCTCCATGGTTTTATTTAAATTTGCTACTTGGATATCACATTGCAGGGAATCTTCATATCCAGCTCTGGAGACCAAACTCATGCTATGAGTGGAAATGGTaagctccctcctccctccctccctctcatgCACACGCACACACATGCTTTCGCTAATTGCTTTTGCAACCTTACATCATTGTAAACCCCAAGTTCTTCATAGGAGTACAACTGAAAAACTAATCTCTTTGCAGGAGCTATGACCTTTGATTTAGAGTATTCTCGATGGCAAGAGGAGCAAAATAAGCAGATAAATGAGCTGAGGACTGCAGTAAATGCTCATGCAAGTGATAGTGACCTCCGTCTTATCGTGGATGGGATAATGGCACATTATGATGAGATATTCAGGCTGAAGGGCGTTGCTGCGAAGGCTGATGTGTTCCATATACTTTCAGGCATGTGGAAAACACCTGCTGAAAGGTGCTTCTTGTGGCTTGGGGGTTTCCGTTCGTCTGAGCTTCTAAAGGTGCATGCATATGATATAGATAGAATTATATTACACCTGGCTTTGATTGCAAATATAACTCGTTCTAGAACCCGTGCCTCTCAATGGCTGCCTGCGCAccccgcaccccccccccccccaagaaATATATAAAGGGTCCTTGTTTACCACATATCAGTACAATTACTTTCATAATGTGCCACTTTTTTTGGCAATATCGCTAAATATTGTCACAAATATAGAATCACAAAGTATCGTCTAATATATCGATGACTTGCAGCTCAAGGTCCTGCATGTCACCCCCACATTAAGTGTCATTTATCAATTTATAACTCTCTGTAATAGAACTAACTAATTTTAATTTTCCTAGACAACATGTGCTTGTGTAGATGCCAAAACAACTTCTAATTGTGTTTGGAAGGATTTAAAGCCTATTGCAGGAGTATTTTCCTTAGTAGGgcgtgattttttttattattgtaCCATTCAATGGGTGCTTCTGCTTCAAGCTGAACTGTTTGGCTATTCCTTACACTGTTGTAAAATTGCAGCTCCTTGTGAATCAGCTTGAGCCACTAACGGAGCAGCAATTGATGGGGCTATCCAATCTCCAACAATCCTCCCAGCAGGCTGAGGATGCATTGTCACAAGGAATGGAAGCATTGCAGCAATCCTTGGCAGAAACGTTGGCTGGGTCCCTTGGTCCATCAGGATCCTCCGGGAACGTGGCAAACTATATGGGTCAAATGGCTATGGCCATGGGCAAACTTGGCACCCTCGAGAATTTCCTTCGTCAGGTAAACTTTCTGAAATCCTAACCCTGTCAAACATGCAGTTTTTCTGTTGCTGTTATTGCTTTTGATAGATAAAAGAATAAATGAAACTAATTTACTGGTCAGTTAAGATGTTTGCTTGAGAATTCCACAAATTTTAGGAAAGAAACCAAGGCACTTGATTGTTGATTTGAcatatttatcccagttttGAGCAATCTGTACTGCTCTCAATGTTTCTAGCTCTGAAGGGaacatgttttatttatgttagGCTGATAATCTACGACAGCAGACCTTGCATCAAATGCAACGCATTCTGACGATCCGACAAGCTGCTCGGGCGCTCCTTGCGATCCATGACTACTTCTCACGTTTGCGCGCCCTGAGTTCTCTTTGGCTTGCTAGGCCACGGGAGTAACATCGCCAGCGTGGGTGTCTGCTACATGAACTGATCTGCGAGTGTGGGACTGCTGGCTGCAAACTCGCAA encodes the following:
- the LOC101767047 gene encoding transcription factor TGA2.2 isoform X2 — protein: MASNSSDRSDRSDKPMDQKVLRRLAQNREAARKSRLRKKAYVQQLESSKLKLASLEQELQKARQQGIFISSSGDQTHAMSGNGAMTFDLEYSRWQEEQNKQINELRTAVNAHASDSDLRLIVDGIMAHYDEIFRLKGVAAKADVFHILSGMWKTPAERCFLWLGGFRSSELLKLLVNQLEPLTEQQLMGLSNLQQSSQQAEDALSQGMEALQQSLAETLAGSLGPSGSSGNVANYMGQMAMAMGKLGTLENFLRQADNLRQQTLHQMQRILTIRQAARALLAIHDYFSRLRALSSLWLARPRE
- the LOC101767047 gene encoding transcription factor TGA2.2 isoform X1; the encoded protein is MADASSRTDTSTVVDTDDKNQRLENGQSGAIVMASNSSDRSDRSDKPMDQKVLRRLAQNREAARKSRLRKKAYVQQLESSKLKLASLEQELQKARQQGIFISSSGDQTHAMSGNGAMTFDLEYSRWQEEQNKQINELRTAVNAHASDSDLRLIVDGIMAHYDEIFRLKGVAAKADVFHILSGMWKTPAERCFLWLGGFRSSELLKLLVNQLEPLTEQQLMGLSNLQQSSQQAEDALSQGMEALQQSLAETLAGSLGPSGSSGNVANYMGQMAMAMGKLGTLENFLRQADNLRQQTLHQMQRILTIRQAARALLAIHDYFSRLRALSSLWLARPRE